The Calditrichota bacterium genome has a window encoding:
- the mnmG gene encoding tRNA uridine-5-carboxymethylaminomethyl(34) synthesis enzyme MnmG: MCGGDDYDVVVVGAGHAGCEAALAAARMGARTLLVTMNLTTVAQMSCNPAIGGLAKGHLVREIDALGGQMAVIADLAGIQFRMLNRSKGPAVWSPRAQEDRQHYSLLMKRALEQQPGLRLLQAEVVGLDVAEGAVRGLRLFPGGKVAAKAVVLAPGTFLNGLIHIGLSSFPAGRAGEFAAAALTQDLRRLGFRIGRLKTGTPPRVDGRSVDWASMTEQPGDPDPEPFSYRHDRLEVEQVSCYLTWTNERTHELLRAGLDRSPLYTGRIVGVGPRYCPSIETKIVRFSDKPRHQIFLEPEGRLTSEYYVNGFSTSLPEEVQRAALRSIPGLERVEVTRYGYAIEYDYVPATQLHPTLETKLCRGLFLAGQINGTSGYEEAAAQGLVAGVNAVLLARGDEPFVPTRAEAYIGVLIDDLVTKGPEEPYRMFTSLAEHRLVLRQDNADLRLVHHAERLGLLPTEICQRTRNKQRAIEEALAFVARTRPPLADVNGMLERKGLPAARTVLSLGELLRRPELTMADLAGLARHSVLDAPRDPFWRAVARQVEIEVKYEGFIARQREQIERFRRLEDALIPAEVDYDALSGISAEAREKLKQVKPRSLGQASRIPGVRQGDLAVLMVHLARHARAREGCST, encoded by the coding sequence ATGTGCGGCGGGGATGACTATGACGTAGTGGTAGTGGGCGCTGGCCACGCCGGGTGCGAGGCAGCTCTGGCGGCGGCCAGAATGGGGGCGCGTACCCTGTTGGTGACCATGAACCTGACCACCGTCGCCCAGATGTCCTGCAACCCGGCCATCGGCGGCTTGGCAAAGGGCCATTTGGTGCGCGAGATCGATGCGCTGGGGGGACAGATGGCCGTGATCGCGGACCTGGCAGGGATCCAATTTCGCATGCTCAACCGCTCCAAAGGGCCAGCGGTGTGGTCACCACGCGCCCAGGAGGACCGGCAGCACTACTCGCTATTGATGAAACGAGCGCTGGAGCAACAGCCCGGGCTCCGGTTGCTGCAAGCAGAAGTCGTCGGATTGGATGTGGCAGAGGGGGCGGTGCGCGGCCTGCGCCTCTTCCCCGGCGGAAAGGTTGCGGCAAAGGCAGTTGTTCTCGCGCCGGGCACCTTCCTCAATGGCCTCATCCACATTGGACTTTCTTCCTTCCCGGCGGGGCGGGCCGGCGAGTTTGCGGCCGCGGCGCTCACCCAGGACTTGCGTAGGCTCGGCTTTCGTATCGGCAGGCTTAAGACCGGCACACCACCACGGGTGGACGGCCGCTCCGTCGACTGGGCGAGCATGACGGAACAGCCCGGAGACCCGGATCCGGAGCCGTTCTCCTATCGCCACGACCGTCTCGAAGTTGAACAGGTCTCCTGCTACCTCACCTGGACCAACGAGAGAACCCACGAGCTGCTGCGCGCTGGTCTGGATCGCTCGCCTCTGTACACGGGCAGGATCGTAGGAGTCGGGCCGCGCTATTGTCCCTCCATCGAGACGAAGATTGTGCGTTTTTCGGACAAGCCGCGCCACCAGATCTTCTTGGAACCGGAAGGACGGTTGACCAGTGAGTACTATGTGAACGGTTTTTCCACCAGTTTGCCAGAGGAGGTGCAACGCGCGGCGCTCCGCTCCATCCCTGGCCTGGAAAGGGTGGAGGTGACCAGATACGGGTATGCCATCGAGTACGACTATGTGCCCGCCACGCAGCTTCACCCGACATTGGAGACGAAGCTCTGTCGTGGCTTGTTCTTGGCAGGTCAGATCAACGGCACCTCCGGATATGAGGAAGCGGCAGCCCAAGGGCTGGTGGCAGGGGTGAACGCCGTGCTGCTGGCTCGCGGCGATGAGCCCTTCGTGCCCACAAGAGCAGAGGCGTACATTGGCGTCCTCATCGACGACCTGGTGACCAAGGGCCCGGAGGAACCCTACCGGATGTTCACTTCTTTGGCAGAACATCGGCTTGTCCTGCGCCAGGACAATGCGGATCTGCGCCTTGTACACCATGCCGAAAGGTTGGGCTTGCTGCCAACGGAGATTTGCCAGCGCACGCGGAACAAACAGCGGGCCATCGAGGAGGCGCTCGCCTTTGTGGCCAGAACCAGGCCGCCGCTCGCGGACGTAAATGGCATGCTCGAGAGGAAAGGGTTGCCAGCGGCAAGGACTGTACTCTCCCTCGGGGAACTCTTGCGCAGGCCGGAGCTCACGATGGCGGACCTCGCCGGATTGGCCCGGCATAGCGTGCTGGATGCGCCGCGCGATCCTTTCTGGCGGGCCGTCGCCCGACAGGTGGAGATCGAGGTCAAATACGAGGGGTTCATCGCCCGCCAGCGGGAGCAGATCGAAAGGTTTCGGCGCCTGGAGGATGCGCTGATCCCTGCTGAGGTGGACTATGATGCCCTTAGCGGGATTTCTGCAGAGGCTCGGGAGAAGCTCAAGCAAGTGAAGCCGCGCTCTCTTGGCCAGGCCTCGCGCATTCCTGGGGTGCGCCAGGGGGATCTGGCGGTCCTCATGGTGCACCTGGCCCGCCATGCGCGCGCCAGGGAGGGTTGTTCCACGTGA
- the murQ gene encoding N-acetylmuramic acid 6-phosphate etherase, whose product MKRRPNDNVFAEIQNLITEARNPATMDIDSKSVEEILRLINAEDKKVPFAVEKEIPYIAKAVEIVVEAFRAGGRLFYIGAGTSGRLGVLDASEIPPTFGAPPEMVQGIIAGGYKALVRAQEGAEDRRERGGEDLLRRGFTSKDVACGIAASRRTPYVLGAIEKAREVGGKTLYVTCTPRAELNFPVDVAICPVVGPEVVMGSTRMKAGTATKLVLNMITTTAMIRLGKVYGNMMVDLQMTSRKLEERSKRTVMMVTGVSYDEAEAVLEKAGGHVKTALVMILAGVEADEARRRLERAGGFVRQALAG is encoded by the coding sequence GTGAAGAGACGACCGAACGACAACGTGTTTGCGGAGATCCAGAATCTCATTACCGAGGCGCGAAATCCGGCTACCATGGATATCGATTCCAAGTCCGTAGAGGAAATCCTGCGCCTCATCAACGCCGAGGACAAGAAGGTGCCGTTCGCGGTGGAGAAGGAGATCCCCTACATCGCCAAGGCGGTGGAGATCGTAGTGGAGGCCTTCCGCGCGGGCGGACGCCTCTTCTACATCGGCGCCGGCACCAGCGGCAGGTTAGGGGTGTTGGATGCCTCGGAAATCCCGCCGACGTTCGGGGCGCCGCCCGAAATGGTGCAGGGAATTATCGCCGGCGGCTACAAGGCCCTGGTGCGCGCCCAGGAGGGCGCCGAGGACCGGCGGGAGCGAGGCGGCGAGGACTTGCTGCGGCGCGGTTTCACCAGCAAGGACGTGGCCTGCGGTATCGCCGCCAGCCGCAGGACCCCTTACGTTCTGGGCGCCATCGAGAAGGCAAGAGAAGTGGGCGGTAAGACGCTCTATGTCACCTGCACCCCGCGTGCGGAGCTGAACTTTCCTGTGGATGTGGCCATCTGTCCCGTGGTGGGGCCAGAGGTGGTCATGGGTTCCACTCGGATGAAGGCCGGCACTGCCACCAAGTTGGTGCTGAACATGATCACCACCACCGCCATGATCCGCCTGGGCAAGGTCTACGGCAACATGATGGTCGACCTGCAGATGACCTCTCGCAAGCTGGAGGAGCGCTCTAAACGGACGGTGATGATGGTGACCGGTGTCAGTTACGACGAGGCGGAAGCGGTGCTGGAAAAGGCCGGCGGGCACGTCAAGACCGCCCTGGTCATGATCCTCGCGGGTGTGGAGGCCGATGAGGCACGCCGGCGCCTGGAGCGCGCCGGCGGC
- the rsmG gene encoding 16S rRNA (guanine(527)-N(7))-methyltransferase RsmG, which translates to MKHSEARTATDVHLEAHLAALGACLARLRWSVGREQMALLGAYARLLLAWNRRVNLIARGDEPVLVSRHIAESLAFLATEDIAHGALVLDMGSGGGLPGIPMKIVRPDLQMVLLDAQRRKVLFLQEAVEALQLPGIQALCARAESLAALAEWRQKCDVVVARAVASLSLLWQWASPLLGGQGMLITLKGGDLASEVRALAASDPVATVRLSAPPACLVDPSKGRAIITVRRGAQT; encoded by the coding sequence GTGAAACACTCGGAAGCCCGGACGGCGACGGATGTCCACCTTGAGGCGCATCTTGCCGCGCTTGGCGCCTGCTTGGCGCGGCTCCGTTGGAGCGTTGGCCGTGAGCAGATGGCCCTCCTCGGGGCCTATGCGCGCCTGTTGTTGGCCTGGAACCGCCGCGTCAACCTCATCGCCCGGGGGGACGAGCCGGTGCTCGTTTCTCGGCACATTGCCGAGTCGCTGGCCTTCCTTGCCACTGAGGACATCGCCCACGGCGCCCTCGTGTTAGACATGGGCAGTGGGGGCGGCCTGCCGGGCATTCCCATGAAGATCGTGCGCCCCGACCTGCAGATGGTCCTGCTGGATGCCCAGCGCCGCAAGGTGCTCTTTCTCCAAGAGGCAGTAGAGGCGTTGCAGTTGCCTGGCATCCAGGCGCTGTGTGCCCGCGCCGAATCGCTGGCAGCACTGGCGGAGTGGCGGCAGAAGTGCGACGTCGTGGTGGCGCGCGCCGTTGCCAGCTTGTCGTTGCTTTGGCAGTGGGCCTCGCCGCTGTTGGGCGGGCAGGGAATGCTCATCACCCTCAAAGGAGGCGATTTGGCCAGTGAGGTACGCGCCCTGGCCGCCAGTGACCCAGTGGCCACCGTGCGACTGAGCGCACCACCGGCCTGTCTTGTTGACCCCAGTAAGGGGCGCGCAATCATCACCGTACGAAGAGGTGCCCAGACGTGA
- the mnmE gene encoding tRNA uridine-5-carboxymethylaminomethyl(34) synthesis GTPase MnmE — MTVVDLLAEDTIVALATPPGMGAIAMVRVSGPRAVELVDSAFAGRKTLWALPSHMMAHGRLRASDGAGAEVTIDEVMVAVHRAPHSYTGEDLVEITCHGSPLIVRQILQLFCARGARLAEPGEFTRRAFLHGRLDLAQAEAVCDLIQARTERARRASMAQLEGQLSRRIAQLQERLADARALLELDIDFSDEDVPSLDRQRLAQTLEEVIDELRALLQTFQQGRFLREGARLVLLGRTNVGKSSLLNALLECDRAIVSELPGTTRDTLEGLVDIGGFPVTVVDTAGFGVAGSEVEREGLRRTEREVERADVLVLVLDGSEPLHAEDRRLLEAYLPGLAGGPRVIPAINKIDLPRAWSPAELAAERAVELSAKCRVGLDRLREAVAEALMGDGRAGGSEVVLSNVRHWEALRQAEEAVARARASLAQGLSAEFIALDLREADDALGRVIGRVTDEEILAAIFARFCIGK; from the coding sequence GTGACTGTGGTGGATCTGCTGGCTGAGGACACAATTGTCGCCCTGGCGACCCCGCCGGGAATGGGGGCCATCGCCATGGTGAGGGTGAGTGGACCCCGGGCGGTAGAGCTGGTGGACAGTGCCTTCGCCGGGAGAAAAACCCTCTGGGCCCTGCCCAGCCACATGATGGCCCATGGTCGACTGCGCGCCTCGGACGGCGCCGGCGCAGAGGTGACCATCGACGAGGTGATGGTGGCGGTGCATCGCGCGCCGCACTCCTATACCGGGGAGGACCTGGTGGAGATCACCTGTCATGGCAGCCCTTTGATTGTGCGGCAGATTCTCCAGCTCTTCTGCGCGCGGGGAGCACGGCTGGCCGAGCCAGGGGAGTTCACCCGGCGTGCCTTCCTGCACGGCCGGCTTGATCTCGCGCAAGCCGAGGCGGTATGTGACCTGATTCAGGCGCGGACTGAGCGGGCGCGGCGGGCATCCATGGCGCAATTAGAGGGACAGCTCTCTCGACGCATTGCCCAGCTGCAAGAGCGGCTGGCGGATGCGCGTGCGCTTTTGGAGCTGGATATCGACTTTTCCGACGAGGACGTGCCGAGCTTGGATCGGCAACGGCTGGCGCAGACGTTAGAAGAGGTGATTGACGAGCTGCGCGCCCTGCTCCAGACATTCCAGCAGGGACGCTTTCTGCGAGAAGGGGCACGGCTGGTGCTCCTTGGCCGCACGAATGTGGGAAAATCCAGTCTCCTCAATGCCCTACTGGAGTGCGATCGGGCAATTGTCAGTGAGTTACCCGGAACGACGCGGGACACATTGGAGGGCCTCGTGGATATTGGGGGCTTTCCGGTGACGGTGGTGGACACTGCCGGTTTCGGCGTCGCCGGGTCGGAGGTCGAAAGAGAGGGCTTGCGGCGCACGGAGCGCGAGGTGGAAAGGGCCGACGTGCTCGTCCTTGTCCTTGACGGCAGCGAGCCGCTGCACGCCGAGGATCGCCGGCTGCTGGAGGCATACCTTCCTGGCCTTGCTGGTGGCCCGAGGGTGATCCCGGCGATCAACAAGATCGACTTGCCGAGGGCATGGTCGCCTGCCGAGCTGGCTGCCGAAAGGGCGGTGGAGCTTTCGGCGAAATGCAGAGTGGGACTGGATCGGCTGCGGGAGGCTGTGGCTGAGGCGCTGATGGGGGACGGTCGTGCGGGGGGAAGCGAGGTGGTGCTGAGCAACGTACGCCATTGGGAGGCGCTGCGGCAGGCGGAGGAGGCAGTTGCCAGGGCACGGGCCTCCCTGGCGCAGGGACTCTCGGCAGAGTTCATTGCTCTTGATCTGCGCGAGGCCGACGATGCTTTAGGCAGAGTGATTGGGAGGGTGACCGACGAGGAGATATTGGCCGCGATCTTCGCGCGCTTCTGTATCGGCAAATAG